The following are from one region of the Salvia splendens isolate huo1 chromosome 2, SspV2, whole genome shotgun sequence genome:
- the LOC121786585 gene encoding uncharacterized protein LOC121786585 produces the protein MESKLLTVVVLMAILMAEGVTSWTGEIHGRVVCDVCADSSIGPEDHVLAGAEVAVLCVTKSGEVLNYQAFTDSNGIYTVAETMPESARWDACLARPISSFHNHCTHLGDGSTGVKFSYEHPSGYSHAVRPFVYRPVKAPVYCI, from the exons ATGGAGTCCAAGCTTTTGACTGTGGTGGTTTTAATGGCGATTTTGATGGCAGAAGGAGTGACTTCATGGACCGGTGAAATCCACGGCAGGGTGGTGTGCGACGTGTGCGCCGACTCCTCCATCGGCCCCGAAGATCACGTTTTAGCAG GTGCTGAGGTGGCAGTGCTCTGCGTAACAAAGTCAGGGGAAGTCCTAAACTACCAGGCTTTCACGGATTCAAATGGGATATACACAGTAGCTGAGACGATGCCAGAGAGTGCGCGTTGGGATGCCTGTCTAGCGAGGCCGATCAGCAGCTTCCACAACCACTGCACGCATCTGGGAGATGGAAGTACGGGTGTCAAGTTCAGCTACGAACACCCCTCTGGCTATTCTCATGCTGTGAGACCTTTCGTTTATCGCCCTGTCAAAGCTCctgtgtactgcatttag